The Humulus lupulus chromosome 3, drHumLupu1.1, whole genome shotgun sequence genome window below encodes:
- the LOC133820983 gene encoding uncharacterized protein LOC133820983: MIPSTQHPQPPKLPRVEPLTQEVVSISHNDSTSMSSNLTSLLKFVSPWDNDYHKKINIPSHVFGYNTIATLFKDDVTQFCNMDKIGQTPMILYLRLLDDILHTNGLDHLYAFQHLGEVSVGHQNKRAQALKDRFIQMGEKQFLICPWNNK, from the exons atgATACCTTCCACTCAACATCCACAGCCCCCAAAGCTTCCGCGTGTAGAGCCATTGACACAGGAGGTAGTGTCAATCTCTCACAATGATTCGACATCTATGTCAAGCAATTTGACCTCTTTATTAAAGTTTGTATCACCATGGGATAATGACTACCACAAGAAGATTAATATCCCATCGCATGTTTTTGGATACAACACGATTGCTACACTTTTCAAGGATGATGTGACGCAATTTTGCAACATGGACAAGATTGGGCAAACTCCAATGATATTGTATTTGAG GTTGTTGGATGATATACTACATACCAATGGGTTGGATCATTTGTACGCATTTCAGCATCTAGGTGAAGTTAGTGTAGGTCATCAGAATAAGCGTGCCCAAGCACTTAAAGATCGATTCATTCAAATGGGCGAGAAGCAGTTCCTTATTTGTCCCTGGAATAACAAGTAA
- the LOC133823745 gene encoding stemmadenine O-acetyltransferase-like codes for MKFEVELISNETVKPSSPTPHHLRHYQLSFLDQSSPKTYSPLVFYYPLKDDHDITEISNKIKTSLSEVLTLYYPLAGRVINDRFVDCNDEGVSYSVARVISPCSLSDALDNPNLNEICNFLPFELFPITEFILGVQLNIFECGGIAVSLCISHKIADALSCILFAKTWVTFARGEADQVPCPEFIAATLFPPKDDIGFDMTAAVTKEIASKRFVIKASVIEDIRLKHQCNGERTPDDCSPKRPSRIESLSAFIWNRYVAAIKDELLEETEKGYAMIHAVNIRTRFEPQLTEYTFGNISRCSIAILSTGKEYGYELVKRIREGIGKLDMEYLEKVKQGEDKYMDLLLSYGGGVMMRGGQYISLSFTSLCRYPIYEADFGWGNPVWVSSATLCYPNVVAFMDTKSGDGIEVYIALTREQMSKLEADEEFLKAVS; via the coding sequence ATGAAGTTCGAAGTTGAATTAATCTCTAATGAGACTGTAAAGCCTTCTTCTCCAACCCCACACCATCTTCGTCATTACCAGCTATCCTTTCTCGACCAATCAAGTCCCAAAACCTACAGTCCTTTAGTCTTCTACTACCCTTTAAAAGACGACCATGATATTACTGAAATATCCAACAAGATCAAGACCTCTTTATCGGAGGTCTTAACCCTTTACTACCCTCTAGCTGGCCGAGTCATCAACGACCGATTCGTCGACTGTAATGACGAAGGAGTTTCCTACTCAGTAGCCCGAGTTATTTCCCCGTGCAGTCTTTCCGACGCGCTCGATAATCCAAACCTTAACGAAATATGTAACTTTCTTCCTTTCGAACTGTTTCCCATCACGGAATTTATCTTAGGCGTCCAACTCAACATCTTCGAATGCGGTGGAATCGCCGTCAGCCTATGCATTTCGCATAAGATCGCCGACGCATTGTCCTGCATCCTATTCGCCAAAACTTGGGTCACCTTCGCTCGGGGCGAAGCTGATCAAGTGCCTTGTCCGGAGTTCATTGCGGCGACTCTCTTTCCACCCAAGGATGATATCGGGTTCGACATGACTGCCGCGGTCACAAAGGAGATCGCTTCAAAGAGGTTTGTGATCAAGGCCTCTGTAATCGAGGATATCAGACTGAAACACCAATGCAATGGAGAAAGAACACCCGATGACTGCTCCCCGAAACGTCCCTCGCGAATCGAGTCCTTATCGGCTTTCATATGGAATCGTTACGTGGCTGCAATCAAGGACGAGTTATTGGAGGAAACTGAGAAGGGTTACGCAATGATTCATGCTGTGAATATTCGTACCAGGTTTGAGCCACAGCTGACAGAATATACTTTCGGAAATATTAGTCGTTGCAGCATCGCAATCTTGAGTACCGGGAAAGAGTACGGTTATGAGTTGGTGAAGCGAATAAGAGAAGGTATAGGAAAGTTGGACATGGAGTATTTGGAAAAGGTGAAGCAAGGAGAAGATAAATACATGGATTTGCTCCTGAGCTATGGTGGAGGAGTAATGATGAGAGGAGGACAGTACATATCGCTAAGCTTTACTAGTTTGTGTAGGTACCCTATTTATGAAGCTGACTTTGGGTGGGGCAATCCAGTATGGGTTAGCTCAGCCACTCTGTGTTATCCTAATGTCGTCGCTTTCATGGACACTAAATCTGGTGATGGAATTGAAGTATATATTGCATTGACGAGGGAACAGATGAGTAAGCTTGAAGCCGATGAGGAGTTTCTCAAAGCCGTTTCttga